A part of Jatrophihabitans sp. genomic DNA contains:
- a CDS encoding carbon-nitrogen hydrolase family protein — MREFVAAAVQLAPSPGPLTAASMAANTARAIELTRQCHGATGAELIVLPESVTTGFTPGIDTAALWDLVSELPGPVLQPFADLAAELGVHLVLGTYERGPERGVVYNAAVVLDSAGELLGVYRKTHPFGGERADRGGWVTPGEDVLVVDTSLGRIGVIICFDGDYPELSRITALAGAELICRPSALLRSADIWELTNRARAYDNHVYVVGSNATGVDPGGVIYFGNSMIVTPIAEVIARASSHECWVSARLDPDTAMRSLTPGSSVPQSFDHLADRNLALIRKNAELLMSEARTSFKLG; from the coding sequence ATGCGTGAATTCGTAGCCGCCGCCGTCCAACTGGCGCCCAGTCCAGGCCCGCTGACCGCCGCCAGCATGGCTGCCAACACCGCTCGTGCGATCGAGCTGACCAGGCAATGCCATGGCGCCACCGGCGCGGAGCTGATCGTGTTGCCCGAGTCGGTCACCACCGGCTTCACCCCCGGAATCGACACCGCTGCGCTGTGGGATCTGGTCAGCGAGCTGCCGGGCCCGGTGCTGCAGCCGTTCGCCGACCTGGCTGCCGAGCTGGGCGTCCACCTGGTGCTGGGCACCTACGAGCGCGGTCCCGAGCGCGGCGTGGTCTACAACGCGGCGGTCGTGCTGGACTCGGCCGGTGAGCTGCTGGGCGTCTACCGAAAGACCCATCCGTTCGGCGGCGAGCGGGCCGACCGGGGCGGCTGGGTGACCCCTGGTGAGGACGTCCTGGTGGTCGACACCTCGCTGGGCCGGATCGGGGTGATCATCTGTTTCGACGGCGACTACCCGGAGCTGTCCCGGATCACCGCGCTGGCCGGGGCCGAGCTGATCTGCCGGCCCTCGGCGCTGCTGCGTTCGGCTGACATCTGGGAGCTGACCAACCGGGCCCGGGCCTATGACAACCACGTCTACGTCGTCGGCTCGAACGCCACCGGCGTCGATCCTGGCGGGGTGATCTACTTCGGCAACTCGATGATCGTCACACCGATCGCCGAGGTGATCGCCCGCGCCTCGTCGCACGAGTGCTGGGTCTCGGCCAGGCTTGATCCCGACACCGCGATGCGCTCACTGACCCCGGGCTCGTCGGTGCCCCAGTCCTTCGATCACCTGGCCGACCGCAACCTGGCGCTGATCCGCAAGAACGCCGAGCTGCTGATGAGCGAGGCTCGGACGTCGTTCAAGCTCGGCTGA